In one window of Candidatus Binatia bacterium DNA:
- the brxL gene encoding BREX system Lon protease-like protein BrxL gives MDDRLNDTFPGKVIPKQIALMPPFDRLPRYVAEYLVAKFARDGEPAQVERLAEFVLRHYPTAEQRNWAKDQLLRNGRLVLIDELRVKPDLTTGRHFAELSTLGDVTATVSGDLCDRYPSTLYGLWGTLDLRYDPRKREVNLAGFIPFSVVADLDSFIRGRTRFSDDEWIDVLLNAVGLNPGRLSARQKELNLARLAPLVEPRLQLMELGPRQTGKSFLLRNTSPDVFLVSSSSVSPATLFYHQVSRRPGLVSAYPVLVFDEIGHGRWVDRELIGTLNDFMESGRFSRGGRQFSAQTSLVFLGNTDSPATPQTALLPRGLAGETGFLDRLNGLIPGHELPKITRDLLYQGPGLAVDYLAQALRMLRAQVIDIRVASHLPPSFKERDVRSVQRLVSAFLKLVYPGRNWQEGHLERWVSLAMELRDRVWQELSSWNPAEFPPRQATAARSVEPEVVVDPGVLPLDGPEQ, from the coding sequence ATGGATGACCGACTGAACGACACATTCCCAGGTAAAGTGATTCCGAAGCAGATTGCTTTAATGCCACCGTTCGACCGCTTGCCGCGCTACGTTGCGGAATATCTGGTGGCAAAGTTCGCCCGCGATGGAGAGCCAGCGCAGGTCGAGCGCTTGGCCGAGTTCGTGTTGCGCCACTACCCCACGGCCGAGCAGCGGAATTGGGCCAAGGATCAGCTCTTACGAAATGGGCGGCTGGTGCTGATCGACGAGCTGCGCGTGAAACCCGACCTCACAACCGGCCGCCATTTCGCGGAACTCTCCACCCTGGGAGATGTGACCGCGACCGTCTCGGGAGATCTGTGCGACCGATACCCGTCCACACTGTACGGCCTGTGGGGTACGCTTGACCTGCGTTACGACCCGCGCAAACGCGAGGTTAACCTTGCCGGGTTCATTCCGTTTTCCGTGGTTGCCGATCTCGACAGCTTTATCCGCGGCCGCACGCGGTTCTCGGACGACGAGTGGATCGATGTGCTCCTCAATGCCGTGGGCCTCAACCCGGGAAGACTTTCAGCGCGGCAAAAGGAATTGAATTTGGCCCGGCTCGCTCCTTTGGTGGAGCCACGACTCCAATTGATGGAACTCGGACCTCGTCAGACAGGCAAGTCGTTTCTCTTGCGCAATACCTCGCCCGACGTGTTTCTGGTGTCGAGCAGCAGCGTGAGCCCGGCCACGCTCTTTTATCACCAAGTGTCACGACGCCCGGGCCTGGTGTCGGCCTACCCGGTGCTCGTGTTCGACGAGATTGGTCACGGCCGATGGGTCGACCGCGAGCTCATCGGTACGCTGAACGACTTCATGGAATCGGGCCGCTTTTCCCGCGGCGGGCGGCAATTTTCGGCACAGACTTCGTTGGTGTTCCTCGGCAACACCGACAGTCCCGCCACGCCCCAGACGGCTCTCCTGCCTCGCGGGCTTGCGGGGGAGACTGGCTTCCTCGACCGGCTGAACGGGCTCATCCCTGGACACGAGCTTCCGAAAATTACCCGCGACCTACTCTACCAAGGGCCAGGACTAGCCGTGGATTACCTGGCACAAGCGCTGCGGATGTTGCGAGCGCAAGTGATCGACATCCGCGTTGCCTCCCATCTTCCTCCATCGTTCAAGGAGCGCGATGTGCGTTCGGTTCAGCGGCTGGTGTCCGCATTCCTCAAGCTTGTGTACCCTGGGCGCAACTGGCAGGAGGGGCACTTGGAACGTTGGGTGTCCCTTGCGATGGAACTACGGGATCGGGTTTGGCAAGAGCTGTCTTCCTGGAACCCGGCGGAGTTCCCCCCGCGACAAGCGACTGCTGCGCGCAGCGTGGAACCAGAGGTGGTCGTGGACCCTGGGGTCTTGCCGCTGGATGGTCCGGAGCAGTGA
- a CDS encoding YkvA family protein, whose amino-acid sequence MNRATKRAPKTKSGKRAQKSSAVFERDDLERIVSDLACTVAPADVATLLEREGELRRRIEALDSEFTLLQRQLTLLLDCLRDHHAGRIPQVPYATIAHAAAAVFYFANEWDLLPDFLPRLGRLDDAAIVAIACERVAEGLKRYARATGRAWRGVVPTRAAGAARPC is encoded by the coding sequence ATGAATCGAGCGACCAAGCGCGCCCCGAAAACGAAGTCGGGGAAGAGAGCCCAGAAGAGCTCGGCGGTATTCGAACGGGACGATCTCGAGCGGATTGTGTCGGACTTGGCCTGCACCGTCGCGCCGGCTGACGTGGCGACGCTGCTGGAGCGCGAGGGGGAGCTCCGCCGCCGCATTGAGGCGCTGGACTCCGAGTTTACTTTGCTCCAGCGGCAGCTCACTTTGCTCCTCGACTGTTTGCGCGACCACCATGCGGGTCGCATCCCGCAAGTGCCTTATGCCACCATTGCGCACGCCGCGGCAGCGGTGTTCTACTTTGCCAACGAGTGGGACTTGCTCCCCGATTTTCTGCCGCGGCTCGGCCGCTTGGATGACGCTGCAATTGTAGCCATTGCTTGCGAACGTGTGGCCGAAGGGCTGAAGCGTTACGCACGGGCGACCGGCCGCGCGTGGCGCGGCGTCGTTCCCACCCGAGCAGCGGGCGCTGCCCGCCCGTGTTGA
- a CDS encoding SDR family NAD(P)-dependent oxidoreductase, translated as MAGRYEGKVVLITGASSGIGAVAARMFAQQGAKVVAVARREALLEQVITECRQYSRESFYLTGDVGERSFAEGIVSTAVERLGRLDILVNNAAVSKHKHIYHTRAEEAETVMRINFLSCVWTTFAAIPAMLRQGGGYIVNVSSFAAKLTPPREALYAASKAAMSAFTEGLWHDLAGSNIHAVLVHPGPIDTEIWLKEDEPPSYRGKKYPPEMVVEAIFDCIDRRRYEMTVPQRNPMLLTARLLRLALPSVLRWGMQRTDPVPQEVLGRARQRAAAGKRLGDIDDDSTRG; from the coding sequence ATGGCCGGTCGCTACGAAGGCAAAGTCGTCCTCATCACTGGTGCATCGTCCGGCATTGGTGCGGTGGCGGCACGCATGTTCGCCCAACAAGGTGCGAAGGTGGTTGCCGTCGCTCGGCGGGAGGCGCTGCTCGAACAAGTGATCACCGAATGTCGCCAGTATTCCCGGGAATCATTTTATCTGACTGGAGACGTCGGCGAGCGGAGCTTTGCCGAAGGGATCGTGAGCACCGCTGTGGAGCGCCTCGGCCGGCTCGACATTCTGGTGAACAACGCCGCCGTCTCCAAACACAAACATATCTACCACACACGCGCCGAGGAGGCGGAAACGGTGATGCGCATCAACTTCCTTTCCTGCGTGTGGACGACATTTGCCGCCATTCCTGCCATGCTGCGGCAAGGCGGGGGCTACATCGTCAACGTGTCCTCGTTCGCCGCCAAGCTCACGCCGCCCCGCGAAGCGCTGTATGCGGCCTCGAAAGCGGCAATGAGCGCGTTTACCGAAGGGTTGTGGCACGACCTCGCAGGCTCCAACATCCACGCCGTCCTCGTGCACCCAGGGCCCATCGACACGGAAATTTGGCTGAAGGAGGACGAGCCCCCGTCGTACCGAGGAAAAAAGTATCCGCCGGAAATGGTCGTGGAAGCGATCTTCGACTGCATCGACCGCCGGCGCTATGAGATGACCGTTCCCCAACGCAATCCCATGCTCCTGACCGCACGCTTGCTGCGCTTGGCGCTGCCGAGCGTTCTTCGCTGGGGCATGCAGCGCACGGATCCGGTGCCTCAAGAGGTACTGGGGCGCGCGCGGCAGCGGGCTGCGGCAGGCAAGCGCCTGGGGGATATTGACGATGATTCCACCCGCGGTTGA
- the aroC gene encoding chorismate synthase, which produces MGSIFGHLFRISTFGESHGGAVGVVVDGCPPKLPLSAADIQHDLDRRRPGQSRLTTARQELDQAEILSGVFEGLTLGTPIAVLVRNTDARPSAYEAFKDLYRPSHADYTYEAKYGIRNWQGGGRASARETVGRVAAGAIARKLLRELAGVEVLAWVRSVHSIDADVDLATVTLEQVESNPVRCPDPAAAEQMAARIEAARRDGNSLGGVIECVCRNVPAGLGEPVFDRLEADLAKAMLSLPASKGFEIGSGFAGTRLTGFEHNDPFVTDSSGRIRTASNRSGGVQGGISNGEDVYFRVAFKPTATIAKAQDTVDRQGQPAKIEGKGRHDPCVLPRAVPMVEAMACLVLADHYLRQRALVGRVS; this is translated from the coding sequence ATGGGTTCCATCTTCGGCCATTTGTTTCGCATCAGCACATTCGGTGAGTCGCACGGGGGTGCGGTTGGCGTGGTGGTGGACGGCTGTCCGCCCAAACTGCCCCTTTCTGCGGCGGACATCCAGCACGACCTGGACCGCCGCCGCCCTGGGCAAAGTCGCTTGACCACCGCGCGCCAGGAACTGGACCAAGCGGAGATTCTGTCCGGCGTGTTCGAAGGCCTCACGTTGGGAACTCCGATTGCCGTCTTGGTGCGCAATACCGACGCGCGCCCGTCTGCATACGAAGCCTTCAAAGATCTCTATCGCCCGTCGCACGCCGACTACACGTACGAGGCAAAGTACGGAATCCGCAACTGGCAGGGCGGTGGCAGGGCTTCAGCTCGCGAAACCGTGGGGCGCGTGGCCGCCGGTGCCATTGCCCGCAAGCTGTTGCGCGAACTGGCCGGAGTGGAGGTGCTCGCCTGGGTCCGCAGTGTACACAGCATCGATGCTGACGTGGATCTGGCAACGGTCACGCTCGAACAGGTGGAGTCCAACCCGGTCCGTTGCCCCGACCCGGCAGCGGCGGAGCAAATGGCTGCCCGTATCGAGGCGGCGCGCCGTGACGGTAACTCACTAGGTGGCGTCATCGAATGCGTGTGTCGCAACGTCCCCGCTGGGCTCGGCGAGCCCGTGTTCGACCGTTTGGAGGCCGACCTCGCCAAAGCCATGTTATCGCTCCCCGCTTCCAAGGGATTCGAAATCGGCAGCGGCTTCGCTGGCACCCGCCTCACGGGCTTCGAGCACAACGACCCGTTCGTCACTGATTCCAGTGGCCGGATTCGCACTGCGAGCAATCGCTCGGGCGGCGTGCAAGGTGGCATCAGCAACGGCGAGGATGTCTACTTTCGCGTGGCATTCAAACCCACAGCCACCATTGCCAAGGCGCAAGACACCGTAGACCGACAAGGGCAGCCAGCCAAAATCGAAGGGAAGGGACGCCACGATCCCTGCGTCCTCCCGCGTGCCGTGCCCATGGTAGAAGCCATGGCCTGCCTCGTTCTGGCCGACCACTACCTACGGCAGCGCGCGTTGGTGGGGCGAGTCAGCTAA
- a CDS encoding leucyl aminopeptidase gives MKVTTTTVGVEKLAVDLLVVPALADWKTGVVAELDKHLHGALVPEVRQQGFKGHDNETALFQTHGRLPYRHILLVGLGTGDTTAAWYRVAHTAATRAQELQATQVGFIPLPAYSDAATLERVAEGWLLSLYRFEELKTANGSSKAAPPRLVVRIKPSTEIKTALSRAEHLAQAACYARDLVNRPAAIVTPAYLASEAKQIAREHDLSGRVFDVAALRRARMQCILGVAQGSEQPPRFIELIYRPPRPKKIVAIAGKGITFDSGGLNLKPGDSMTTMKRDMAGAAVVLGVMSAVRSLGINVEVRGYVAAAENMPSGRALRPGDVLTARNGKTIEVLNTDAEGRLVLADAMSYAVEGKPDVLIDFATLTGAVRTALGTRYAAIMGTDRQLVADLIAAGQASGENLWELPLVEDYRAELQSSVADLKNIGEGGAGTIIGGLFLREFAGGLPWAHIDFSSTASTDKPFPCHPRGATGFGVRTMLRYLLAQGA, from the coding sequence ATGAAAGTGACCACAACCACAGTGGGTGTGGAGAAGCTTGCCGTCGACTTGCTCGTCGTGCCCGCGCTCGCTGATTGGAAAACCGGTGTCGTGGCCGAGCTCGACAAGCACTTGCACGGCGCTTTGGTGCCTGAGGTCCGCCAGCAGGGGTTCAAGGGGCACGATAACGAGACTGCCCTCTTCCAAACCCACGGGCGTTTGCCCTATCGCCACATTCTCCTCGTCGGTTTGGGCACGGGGGACACAACCGCCGCCTGGTACCGGGTGGCGCACACCGCCGCCACACGAGCCCAAGAGCTCCAGGCCACCCAGGTTGGTTTCATTCCCCTGCCCGCCTATTCCGATGCGGCCACGCTGGAGCGGGTGGCGGAAGGATGGCTGCTCAGCCTCTACCGCTTCGAGGAACTCAAGACCGCTAACGGGAGCAGTAAGGCGGCCCCCCCGCGCCTCGTGGTGCGCATCAAGCCGAGTACGGAAATCAAGACTGCGTTGTCGCGAGCGGAACATCTTGCGCAAGCCGCGTGTTACGCGCGGGATTTAGTCAACCGCCCGGCTGCGATTGTGACGCCCGCCTACCTGGCAAGTGAGGCCAAACAGATTGCCCGAGAGCACGACCTCAGCGGTCGAGTGTTCGATGTCGCCGCGCTCCGGCGCGCCCGCATGCAGTGCATTCTCGGCGTGGCGCAAGGAAGCGAGCAACCTCCCCGCTTCATCGAACTGATTTATCGCCCGCCGCGTCCCAAAAAAATCGTGGCCATCGCCGGCAAGGGGATTACCTTCGACAGCGGTGGGCTCAACCTCAAACCGGGCGACAGCATGACTACAATGAAGCGCGACATGGCGGGGGCCGCCGTGGTGCTGGGGGTGATGTCGGCGGTTCGCAGCTTAGGGATCAACGTAGAGGTGCGGGGGTATGTCGCGGCGGCGGAAAATATGCCGAGCGGACGTGCCCTCCGTCCTGGTGATGTCCTCACCGCCCGCAACGGCAAGACGATCGAAGTTCTGAACACCGATGCCGAAGGCCGCCTCGTGCTGGCGGACGCGATGTCCTACGCAGTCGAAGGTAAGCCCGATGTGCTCATCGATTTCGCCACCCTCACCGGTGCCGTGCGCACCGCCCTCGGCACGCGCTACGCCGCCATCATGGGGACAGACCGCCAACTGGTTGCCGACTTGATTGCGGCTGGCCAGGCCTCGGGCGAGAATTTGTGGGAGCTGCCCTTGGTGGAGGATTACCGGGCCGAACTACAAAGCAGCGTGGCCGATTTGAAAAACATTGGCGAGGGGGGAGCAGGAACGATTATCGGTGGCTTGTTCTTGCGCGAATTTGCGGGCGGCCTGCCCTGGGCTCACATCGACTTCTCCAGCACGGCAAGCACCGACAAGCCCTTCCCTTGCCACCCCCGCGGGGCGACCGGCTTCGGTGTGCGCACCATGCTGCGCTACCTCCTCGCGCAAGGTGCATAA
- a CDS encoding acyl-CoA dehydrogenase family protein: MRYDFTPEQLAWREEIRAFLREHLTAELLAELRESGNECQGPLARQFILALRDRGWWGLAWPPEYGGLGRSAIEQWIFVDEMESAGAPMLPLTVTSVAPTIMRVGTEEQKKYWLPKIQNAEVEFALGYSEPEAGTDLAALRTRAVLEGDHWIVNGQKMWNTMAHMATHNWLAVRTEPDVPKHKGISILIVPMDAPGVTVQPIYVWPGLRTNALFLDNVRVPRDYLIGERGMGFYYAAMALNFERLSIGSVGMVRRYFRELVAFVRAHQVGGERLAEVPWVRERIARLAVDIEAARMLGLETAWALEQGRVPAAESSMAKVFVSELAQRLADTGIEILSLAGQLHPDEPSTPLHGRLQWLYRTAPLLAFGGGTNEVQRNIIAMLGYGLPRK; encoded by the coding sequence ATGCGCTACGACTTCACCCCGGAACAACTCGCTTGGCGGGAGGAGATTCGCGCCTTTCTCCGCGAACATCTCACGGCGGAGTTGTTGGCCGAGTTGCGCGAATCCGGGAACGAGTGCCAAGGGCCGCTCGCGCGCCAGTTTATCTTGGCGCTGCGCGACCGCGGCTGGTGGGGCTTGGCGTGGCCGCCCGAGTACGGGGGCCTTGGCCGCTCGGCGATCGAGCAGTGGATTTTTGTCGACGAGATGGAGAGCGCAGGTGCACCCATGTTGCCCCTCACGGTGACCTCGGTTGCGCCCACGATTATGCGGGTGGGCACGGAGGAGCAAAAGAAGTACTGGCTGCCGAAAATTCAAAACGCCGAGGTGGAATTCGCACTCGGTTACTCGGAACCGGAAGCAGGCACCGACCTGGCCGCGCTGCGTACCCGCGCGGTGCTGGAGGGCGACCACTGGATCGTGAACGGCCAAAAAATGTGGAACACGATGGCGCACATGGCCACGCACAACTGGCTTGCTGTGCGCACGGAGCCCGACGTTCCCAAGCACAAAGGCATCTCCATTTTGATCGTGCCCATGGACGCTCCTGGAGTCACCGTGCAACCAATTTACGTTTGGCCCGGTTTGCGCACCAACGCGTTGTTCCTCGACAACGTCCGCGTGCCGCGGGACTATCTAATCGGCGAGCGCGGCATGGGATTTTACTACGCTGCGATGGCGCTCAACTTCGAACGGCTCAGCATCGGCTCGGTGGGGATGGTGCGCCGCTATTTCCGCGAATTGGTTGCCTTTGTGCGCGCACACCAGGTTGGCGGCGAGCGGCTGGCCGAGGTCCCGTGGGTGCGGGAGCGCATTGCTCGTTTGGCTGTGGACATTGAAGCCGCGCGCATGCTGGGCTTGGAAACTGCGTGGGCGCTCGAACAAGGGCGAGTGCCGGCGGCCGAGTCGTCGATGGCCAAGGTGTTCGTCAGCGAACTTGCCCAGCGGCTTGCCGACACGGGAATTGAAATTCTAAGTCTCGCCGGGCAACTGCATCCCGATGAGCCCAGCACGCCGCTCCACGGGCGCCTCCAGTGGCTCTACCGTACCGCTCCGTTGCTAGCATTTGGTGGGGGAACGAACGAAGTGCAGCGCAACATTATTGCGATGCTGGGCTACGGGCTGCCGCGCAAGTGA
- a CDS encoding acyl-CoA/acyl-ACP dehydrogenase translates to MDFNPTPEQQAIAETVRRWSREQATPEQLRDWDALPSGIDQNTWQRCAHLGWFGMAVPARWGGSGLSLLEIAMWFQEAARGLVPLPVVQAVRGAHALATLAPEAPELARVATGEAVVALAHVEVDCTDPDHWATTLSQHDRGWTLSGTKTHVSNAGLATHHLVGAASAQGMAWCLVERSAASVEPLRTFDGDRQARVLYEQAPVLRVVASGAEARKSWRRLELEQRAFALVEMVGIMDAVLERTVAYVKEREQFGQKIGVFQAVQHQIADMATAYTASRHLAWQVVARLHSGTYEGWELDTAAAFVPQACKRLTLTAHHLHGGAGYVIEHPLHYYSERAVTLCVRYAPERAALEAVAQHWLDA, encoded by the coding sequence ATGGACTTCAACCCAACGCCCGAACAACAAGCGATCGCAGAAACGGTACGCCGCTGGTCGCGGGAGCAAGCCACACCGGAACAATTGCGGGACTGGGACGCGCTGCCGAGCGGCATCGACCAAAACACGTGGCAGCGCTGTGCCCACCTCGGCTGGTTTGGTATGGCAGTGCCGGCGCGATGGGGCGGCTCGGGGCTCTCCTTGTTGGAGATCGCCATGTGGTTCCAGGAAGCCGCCCGCGGGCTGGTGCCTTTGCCCGTGGTGCAAGCCGTACGGGGTGCCCATGCCCTCGCCACCCTCGCGCCGGAAGCGCCGGAACTCGCCCGCGTGGCCACCGGTGAGGCTGTGGTCGCACTCGCCCATGTGGAGGTCGACTGCACGGATCCGGACCATTGGGCAACAACCCTATCGCAACACGACCGCGGTTGGACGCTATCAGGCACGAAAACCCACGTGAGCAATGCGGGGCTCGCAACCCATCACCTCGTCGGCGCAGCGAGCGCGCAAGGTATGGCGTGGTGCTTGGTAGAGCGTTCCGCCGCCTCGGTCGAACCACTGCGTACGTTCGATGGGGATCGCCAAGCTCGCGTCCTTTACGAGCAAGCACCCGTGCTCCGGGTAGTGGCCTCCGGCGCCGAGGCGCGCAAGAGTTGGCGCCGGTTGGAACTCGAACAGCGTGCCTTTGCGCTGGTGGAAATGGTCGGAATCATGGACGCTGTCCTCGAACGCACCGTGGCGTATGTGAAAGAGCGCGAGCAATTTGGGCAAAAGATCGGCGTGTTTCAGGCTGTGCAGCACCAGATTGCCGATATGGCCACAGCCTACACCGCGAGCCGCCACCTGGCCTGGCAGGTGGTGGCACGGCTGCACTCCGGCACGTACGAGGGCTGGGAACTCGATACAGCCGCCGCATTCGTACCCCAAGCCTGTAAGCGGCTGACCCTGACCGCACACCACCTCCATGGCGGCGCCGGTTACGTGATCGAGCATCCCTTGCATTACTATTCCGAACGAGCCGTCACGCTTTGCGTCCGCTACGCCCCCGAGCGTGCTGCGCTGGAGGCGGTGGCGCAGCACTGGCTCGATGCTTGA
- a CDS encoding 6-carboxytetrahydropterin synthase — MPEAKKFRVYVSKDYLKFNAAHFIAYRGFREALHGHNYRVSVEIEGDLGEQGYVLDFSIVKDVARRVCDRLDERMLLPAESDCLAIETKGAQIVVRFDDDEFSFPAKDVLLLPIVHTSAEELARYLAGEIRRELARDGIVLQGSIEVGVAETPGQVAYYRDS, encoded by the coding sequence ATGCCTGAGGCAAAAAAGTTTCGCGTGTACGTGAGCAAGGACTATCTCAAGTTCAACGCCGCACACTTCATTGCCTACCGCGGCTTCCGTGAGGCTCTGCACGGGCACAACTACCGGGTTTCCGTGGAAATCGAGGGCGACCTCGGCGAGCAAGGCTACGTGTTGGATTTCAGCATCGTTAAGGATGTGGCGCGGCGAGTGTGCGATCGGCTCGACGAGCGCATGCTCCTCCCCGCGGAAAGCGATTGCTTAGCGATCGAAACCAAGGGGGCGCAAATTGTTGTGCGCTTCGACGACGACGAATTTTCCTTCCCAGCGAAGGACGTGCTGCTGCTCCCCATTGTCCACACTTCTGCCGAAGAGCTGGCGCGCTACCTCGCCGGGGAAATTCGTCGCGAATTGGCGCGCGACGGCATTGTCCTGCAGGGCTCGATCGAAGTCGGGGTGGCCGAAACCCCTGGTCAGGTAGCGTACTACCGCGACTCATGA
- a CDS encoding FAD-binding oxidoreductase produces MSSRRRKFWGWGWEDDGLDAAEQERLASLLAARFELGEVRIGSPPRVEDIALRVPRVRIPSSLEAVCTTDPHERLAHSYGKSFRDLVRAWRRQYDNPVDVVALPRSECELEAVLAWCDEQALAAIPYGGGSSVVGGVEPPRESHCRGAVSIDLRHFDRVLEVDPRSRAAHIQAGVYGPALEEQLKPHGLTLRHFPQSFEFSTLGGWIATRSGGHYATLFTHIDEFVEALRILTPKGWVETRRLPGSGAGPSPDRLWIGSEGTLGIITSAWMRVQERPRFRAAVSVRFSDFLRGAEAVRAIAQAGLYPSNLRLLDPIEALTAGAGDGSAAILVLAFESADHPLDPWMQRALECCRDYGGIYDEAAWRTREDSAVGREGAAGAWRQAFLRGPYLRDALVGMGMVSETFETATTWDRFPSLYVSVLQTVERALHELCGGGQVSCRFTHVYPDGPAPYYTVVAPGRGRDLLALWDAIKAAASEAILQHGGTITHHHAVGRDHRPWYDRERPPLFATALTAAKRALDPHGILNPGVLIDPEVVTEGEEQ; encoded by the coding sequence ATGAGCAGCAGGCGACGAAAATTTTGGGGCTGGGGCTGGGAAGACGACGGGCTCGACGCAGCCGAGCAGGAGCGGCTCGCCAGTTTGTTAGCGGCCCGCTTTGAGCTCGGGGAGGTCCGTATCGGCTCGCCGCCGCGAGTGGAAGACATCGCCCTGCGGGTGCCGCGGGTGCGGATTCCCAGTAGCCTCGAGGCGGTGTGCACAACCGATCCACACGAGCGGCTTGCCCACAGCTACGGCAAGTCGTTTCGCGATCTCGTGCGTGCTTGGCGCCGGCAGTACGACAACCCGGTCGATGTCGTTGCCCTGCCACGCAGCGAGTGCGAGCTCGAGGCGGTGCTCGCTTGGTGCGACGAACAGGCGCTCGCAGCGATTCCTTACGGGGGAGGCTCGAGCGTTGTCGGCGGCGTGGAGCCACCACGGGAAAGTCACTGCCGGGGGGCGGTGTCCATTGACTTGCGCCACTTCGACCGCGTGCTGGAAGTCGATCCGCGGTCGCGTGCTGCGCACATTCAAGCCGGGGTGTACGGGCCAGCGCTGGAGGAGCAACTCAAACCCCACGGGCTTACCCTGCGGCACTTTCCCCAGTCGTTCGAATTTTCCACCCTGGGTGGCTGGATTGCCACCCGCTCCGGCGGGCACTACGCCACGCTGTTCACCCATATCGATGAGTTCGTCGAGGCGCTGCGCATCCTCACGCCGAAGGGCTGGGTGGAAACGCGGCGGCTTCCGGGGTCAGGGGCGGGTCCGAGCCCCGATCGCTTGTGGATTGGCTCGGAAGGTACCCTGGGCATCATCACTTCAGCGTGGATGCGGGTGCAAGAACGGCCACGCTTTCGCGCGGCGGTGTCGGTGCGGTTCTCGGATTTTCTCCGCGGGGCGGAAGCCGTGCGCGCGATTGCTCAGGCTGGGTTGTACCCGTCGAACCTCCGCCTGTTGGACCCGATTGAGGCTCTCACCGCCGGCGCTGGTGATGGCTCGGCAGCAATCTTGGTGCTGGCGTTCGAATCGGCGGATCATCCGCTGGACCCGTGGATGCAGCGGGCCCTGGAGTGCTGTCGCGACTATGGCGGCATTTACGACGAAGCTGCGTGGCGTACCCGCGAGGATTCAGCGGTAGGCCGCGAAGGAGCCGCAGGTGCGTGGCGGCAGGCGTTTTTGCGTGGACCGTACCTCCGCGATGCCTTGGTCGGCATGGGGATGGTGAGCGAGACGTTCGAGACCGCCACCACGTGGGATCGGTTCCCGAGTTTGTACGTGTCTGTGCTGCAAACGGTGGAGCGCGCCTTGCACGAACTCTGTGGCGGCGGGCAAGTGAGCTGCCGATTCACTCATGTGTATCCTGACGGCCCGGCGCCGTACTACACGGTAGTCGCGCCGGGGCGAGGGCGCGACCTGTTGGCGCTTTGGGATGCCATCAAGGCTGCCGCATCGGAAGCAATCTTACAACACGGCGGCACAATTACACACCACCATGCGGTTGGGCGCGACCATCGGCCGTGGTACGACCGCGAACGGCCGCCGCTGTTCGCCACGGCACTGACCGCCGCGAAGAGGGCGTTGGACCCGCACGGGATTTTGAACCCCGGAGTGTTGATCGACCCGGAGGTTGTCACGGAAGGGGAAGAGCAATGA